A section of the Thauera chlorobenzoica genome encodes:
- a CDS encoding CpaF family protein encodes MSLRQRLESVVPETAARTPAPPESGTGRVYQALKMRIHQLLLSRIDLEAMEGLEPDRLREELRLMVERLLTEENIVVNTAERRDLVRDIQHEMLGLGPIEPLLADPTVSDILINGSQQVYVERHGKLELTNIAFSDDDHLMKIIDKIVSRVGRRIDESSPMVDARLPDGSRVNAIIPPLALDGPSVSIRRFAAIPLTMDRLLDYKSLTPAMSQLLADLVQAKVNILISGGTGSGKTTLLNILSAYIPTNERIVTIEDAAELQLQQPHVVRLETRPPNIEGKGEVTQRALVRNALRMRPDRIILGETRGGEAFDVLQAMNTGHEGSMTTVHANSPRDALGRMENMLGMAGVNLPQKVARAQIASAIGVIVQVNRLTDGKRKVVSIQEITGMEGDMITMQEVFSFRQQGINDAGVVDGFFSATGVRPHFAERLRAFGIRLTEDMFDPSRHFE; translated from the coding sequence ATGAGTCTGCGTCAACGCCTGGAATCGGTTGTGCCGGAAACGGCCGCACGCACCCCTGCCCCGCCCGAGTCCGGCACGGGCCGGGTCTATCAGGCCCTGAAGATGCGCATCCACCAGTTGCTGCTGTCGCGCATCGACCTCGAAGCGATGGAAGGGCTCGAGCCCGACCGCCTGCGCGAAGAGTTGCGCCTGATGGTCGAGCGCCTGCTTACCGAAGAAAACATCGTCGTCAATACCGCCGAGCGCCGCGATCTGGTGCGCGACATCCAGCACGAGATGCTGGGCCTGGGGCCGATCGAGCCGCTGCTCGCCGACCCTACCGTGTCGGACATCCTGATCAACGGTTCGCAGCAGGTCTATGTGGAACGCCACGGCAAGCTGGAGCTGACCAACATCGCGTTCAGCGACGACGACCACCTGATGAAGATCATCGACAAGATCGTGTCGCGGGTGGGGCGGCGGATCGACGAATCGAGCCCGATGGTCGACGCCCGCCTGCCGGACGGTTCGCGGGTCAATGCGATCATTCCGCCGCTGGCGCTCGACGGGCCGTCGGTGTCGATCCGCCGCTTTGCCGCGATTCCGCTGACCATGGACCGGTTGCTGGACTACAAATCGCTGACGCCGGCGATGAGCCAGCTGCTCGCCGACCTGGTGCAGGCAAAGGTCAATATCCTGATTTCGGGCGGCACCGGCAGCGGCAAGACGACCTTGCTCAACATCCTGTCGGCGTACATTCCGACTAACGAGCGCATCGTCACCATCGAAGATGCGGCCGAACTGCAGCTGCAGCAGCCGCATGTGGTGCGGCTGGAGACGCGGCCGCCGAACATCGAGGGCAAGGGCGAGGTGACCCAGCGCGCGCTGGTGCGCAACGCGCTGCGCATGCGCCCGGACCGCATCATCCTCGGCGAGACGCGCGGGGGCGAGGCCTTTGACGTGCTGCAGGCGATGAACACCGGCCATGAAGGCTCGATGACGACGGTGCACGCCAACTCGCCGCGCGACGCGCTCGGGCGCATGGAAAACATGCTCGGCATGGCGGGGGTGAATCTGCCGCAAAAAGTCGCCCGCGCCCAGATCGCCAGCGCAATCGGCGTGATCGTGCAGGTGAACCGCCTGACCGACGGCAAGCGCAAGGTGGTGAGCATCCAGGAGATCACCGGCATGGAAGGCGACATGATCACGATGCAGGAAGTCTTCTCGTTCCGCCAGCAGGGGATCAACGATGCCGGCGTGGTCGACGGCTTCTTCTCGGCGACCGGAGTGCGTCCGCACTTTGCCGAGCGCCTGCGCGCCTTCGGCATCCGCCTGACCGAAGATATGTTCGACCCGAGCCGGCATTTCGAGTGA
- a CDS encoding type II secretion system F family protein, with protein MDILTLLFALAVFIAVVLFLEGGFLWWNATRSAEVRRLHQRLADAATGGSARSGAHATPLFKAQSATGSAAGDRILDAIPRLHGLNRLVVQSRVDLTLAQLLGWTAVLALIGFVLPLLLERPLVFGIIGAGVLGMLPILYVMRERTQHLKRFELQLPEALDLMGRALRAGHAFPTAIKMVADEMKDPIAGEFRILFDEMNYGVPQQTAMLNLAARTDSTDLSYFVIAVLIQRDSGGNLAELLDNISSIIRARLKLYGEIRTLSAEGRLSAWILGSLPFVVAIVINLINPGFMKVLWEDPAGLNLIYGALVMMVLGVLWMRKIIRIRV; from the coding sequence ATGGACATCCTGACCCTGCTGTTTGCACTGGCCGTGTTCATTGCGGTGGTGCTGTTCCTGGAGGGCGGCTTCCTGTGGTGGAACGCCACCCGCAGTGCCGAGGTGAGGCGTCTGCATCAGCGTCTGGCCGATGCCGCGACCGGTGGCTCGGCGCGCAGCGGCGCGCACGCGACGCCCTTGTTCAAAGCGCAGAGCGCGACCGGTTCGGCTGCCGGCGACCGGATTCTGGACGCCATTCCCCGCCTGCACGGCCTGAATCGGCTGGTCGTGCAGTCGCGGGTGGACCTGACCCTGGCGCAGTTGCTGGGGTGGACGGCGGTGCTTGCGCTGATCGGCTTCGTCCTGCCGCTGCTGCTCGAACGCCCGCTGGTGTTCGGCATCATCGGCGCCGGTGTGCTCGGCATGTTGCCGATCCTGTATGTGATGCGGGAGCGCACCCAGCACCTGAAGCGCTTCGAGCTGCAGCTGCCCGAAGCGCTCGACCTGATGGGGCGCGCGCTGCGGGCGGGCCATGCCTTTCCGACCGCGATCAAGATGGTCGCCGACGAGATGAAGGACCCGATCGCCGGGGAGTTCCGGATCCTGTTCGACGAGATGAACTATGGCGTGCCGCAGCAGACCGCAATGCTCAACCTTGCGGCGCGCACCGACAGCACCGATCTGAGCTATTTCGTGATCGCGGTGCTGATCCAGCGCGATTCCGGCGGCAACCTGGCCGAGCTCCTCGACAATATTTCGTCGATCATCCGCGCCCGCCTGAAACTGTATGGCGAAATCCGCACGCTGTCGGCGGAGGGGCGCCTGTCGGCGTGGATCCTGGGCTCGCTGCCGTTCGTGGTGGCGATCGTGATCAATCTGATCAACCCGGGTTTCATGAAGGTGCTGTGGGAAGACCCCGCGGGCCTCAACCTTATTTACGGCGCGCTGGTGATGATGGTGCTAGGGGTGCTGTGGATGCGCAAGATCATCCGCATCCGCGTCTAG